TTTTAAATATAGAATCCATGTATAAAGATGTAATGAAAATTTTACACTGGCCGTCAACCTACTGCAACCCCCCTTTTATTCTGGCTTTGGACAGGTTATGCAAAACATATATGAAACCAAAAGCATGAGAAAATTATATAGGTTATTTCTTGTAAGCcattaaaatatttgtgatgcataaaatttattatctttGTCGTTGAATTCACATTTATAACTTGCATGCATAAAATATATGTGAAGAGAAATGgccaaaaaaattgaagttcTTTACAATATTTGGAAAAATGAATTGTGAAATTAAAATGGTGATTCTCGAAGTGACAGCAATCTACTCACAAGAAAGCAAAGTTCATCATCAAGCCACTTCACGAATGCCACAACATCTTGAATGTCCTGGTAAACTGCACTATTCACCTCTCTTATCAATGAATTTACAAATTCTCCTTGAGTCTCAACGTCTGCCTTAATCTGTATAAGGTAGAATAAATGCACTTTATTAAGGAAGAGTCTAAAGTACAATATGTAAAAAACATACAGAGCCTAAAAATATGAAACCGTACATTTCATTATACTTAAAACTGATAAGAAAGAAGCAAAAAGACTTCGGTTCTCAGATTAGCCACTTAAATCATCCTATAACGCATTTTTATAACCTTTTTTCTCTTTGATTCAGATGTTTAAAAAGGCATCTACCTAGGAACATAAATTTGGAGGCATTATATACGTTATCAAATCAAAATCCTTCATCGTTCATATAACTAAATCTTTTACCTGCatcagaaaggaaaaaaaacttaCAGCAAGCAAATGTGAAGATCGGTTCTCAATCTCCCCAATCATGCTACTACGAACATTTGCAACATCTGGGGCATCACACATTCCACCATTTGAAGAATCCTTTCTAGAATCTCTCTTCATGAGTGAATGGTAAAACTCAACGACTTGTGGGGCTCGCTTGACCATTCCTGCAGTACTTCTCACAGAAAACTTGGGAAGTGGTGGgggaggtggaggtggtggcggtgGCAGTGGAATTTGAGCAGAACCCTCATCCGTAGGTCCACTAGAAATGGAACATGAAGGCCTTGGAGGGGGATTTGGAATACGCAAGGCCCTTTTCTCAACATCTAGAGAAGCTGAAATTTTATTGCCTTCATGGCAATTGACAAAAACTTGTGGTCTATAAGCTATACCTAAATCATATTTTTGAGAAACTAATGGCTCTACTTCTTTTTCCATGTCTTTTGTACATGTAAAACAATCAGATTGTCTTCTCCTACTTGATGCCAGCTCTTCGGGACAGCATTTGGCTCCACTTATGGAGTGCCTTCTCCTGGGACTACTCATTTCCTCCAAATCTACCCAATTTTCATCCAAAACTTTATCTGGGCATTCTAAAGTTGGCATATCTTCTTCAGTAATAGGCCATTTCTTTAACTTCTTTATCAGGTTTAATCTCTTTGCACTTGTACATTCTAAGTACTCATGGCTTTGGGAAGACAATGATCCGACAAGTTCACCACTCCTCTCAATTGAATGGGGACTGGATGACTTATCAGAGTTTGTTATTGAGCATGAATTGCGCAACTCATTCCTTAAGCATGAATTCACCCATCTCAAGTAGGCAAGCTCCTCAACTTCATTCAATCTGCTTATCTGTAGTCCTTCAACTTGTTTACACAGATCTTCATTTGTGTGTCTTAGCAGAGATGCTTCAGCTTTAATTTTTGCAACAATGTCACTCTGTCAGTCAACAAGACATCACACTGTTAGGAAATAAATTGACCCAGTTTAATGAATTTAAAGCCTAAACTTTGGGAGGAAAACGAATTGAAGCACAGGTAGTCTGAAATCGAGGAAGAACCCCATGATTGTTGCCAACAAAACTGAGGAAGAACAGCTTTACATGACATTTCTGTACTCGTTGTCGataaattatgagaaatgaacCACTCGTCTAAGATTTCGAATCCTTTTAGTGCCAACTTATCTATGCCTCCTAGTTTATCTGGGTATAATGCTGTTTATACTTCTTGGGCCGTTAATCCTAACGAAGATAATTGCCATAACTAAATCAAATAATATGATTAGGATATATCTTTCCTTGTTTGGATccctaatataaaataaaggaaatcaTCACAACTGAAGCTCCCTATGTAACATTTTCCCAGTAACCAAACAGACAAAGCATTAGGCCACCAAATGTTTCCATTACAAAGAATAGTTGCAGATAATACCTCAGAAACCTTAGCAAGAGAAGCCGATTGAGACTCCAAAGAAGCAAGCCTGCAAGCAAGGTTCCTCTTTTCAAGCTGCAGCTCCTTGTTCAGGCGCCTCAACTCCACAACCTCCATTTCAAGACTCTCTGACGACAATGCTATCGAATTCTCATTGTCCTCTCCTCGAGACACCTGCTCATGCCTTTCCGAAATCAAAGTTAATGATGAAATCTGCTCAGAAAGGCTCGCCTTTTCTGCTTCTAACAACTCAACTTTCCGAACTAGATCATCGAATTCATTCTTCTTCAATTCTAGTTccctttcaagttccaaaactttTGGGTTTCTCTTACATTCTGACAGTTCAGCCTGTAGCTTGAATTCCCTTTCCTTTGATTCTTTCAGCAGGCTTCTCAGATGATCTAGTTCGACAAACAAATCGCGGGAAGATTGTCTCCGATGCGTTTGGTACCCTTGCGGGTGGATTTGAGCGGCAGTCGCCGAGCACGACAAATCCCCGATTAGCGACCGCTTGACGCGTGCATGGGATGGCACAAACGCGTTCTTCTGATTGACGGCGTCGGAGTTGGTAAGCGGATGTTTCTTGGTTTGAACCGTCGCCTGCTGCGCCTTGGGTTTCTTGTCCGCTGAGAAGCCCTTTACTATTTGGGATCCCCACGAAGAAGCGGACCGGAGTCTTGAAGGGTGGCTGTTTCCTTTGGTATTCGGTGGCTTTGGAATCTGATTTTGATCGGCGAACTTAGACACTTTCGTCCGGTTCTCTGATGGGTGTTCTTCTCTCATTGTTTACGAGACGCTAATACAAACAAATAAGCAAACCTCCACAAATGCTATACGTACGATATTTAAAGCAAACCTCCACAAATGTAGTATAAGGCTTTTAAAGAACCAAAAATCAAGGATTTTGCTTTTTCAAAACCCCCAGCAACCAAATTTCAGGCAGGGAAGAGCCCAGAAAGAATTTGAAgcaatttctcactccaaagaAAACCCAGAAAATAATGAGAGGAGCACTTTCGCTTTGCTTTAACTCTTCAAAAATATGAGCTCAgaagaaaaataggggaaagGATTTGAACTGTGCAGTGGAGCTGATGATTAGCGTTTTGAAACAGAAGCGTAATGTAAGCTCCAATTCCAAGATCATATACTTGTGAGGAAAAAAATGGCAGCTTTTAGCTTTATTGCAacgttttgaatttttgaaatttgaatgtgGCCCTTTCCTCCCGTGGTGGGAGAGGAGTACGAGGAGGTGGACGAGGAACTGCAACGGTCGTATTCCGTGTCTAGGCCCAACCCCACGTGTGTGGGGGAATACCATTGCCGATGAAGGGTATTCATGTCTTTAGTCTAAAAACACTGTCATTGAATTTCGAGTTTAATGCACGGACTTTTGTTTCTTCTGAAGTAGGGACCTAGAGCTTTCCCTTTCCGGTCTACATACTTTCTCTAttataatttaaggaaaattttatgattttgaacAAAAACTCCACCCCATCTCATTTTCCATTTTAGGGTTACAATTTATAGTCtgtatagaaatttaatttatagtctgtatagaaattttttatatttgaagaaCGACTGTACATCCCCATCTACCCCAAATCTCACTCCATTTCCCCTTCATCTCACGTCTTCTTTTCTCTCGATTGGCCCCTCCCTCACAACACAGTACCAACTATTGCAACCTCTCCATCatcaatttttgtaagtaaaatttaGTTTCTTTAAAATCGtatgtttctctcttccctcattttcttctatttttcttttcctatctctctcattttcttctatttttctttctcccgaCACCATGATCAAGGTAGAATGAGATGTTTGCCTACAACTCTCTCTGCGTCGGCGATCTCTTCAGATTAGGATTTATTCCATTGATATATACTTTTACTTTCTTTGACTCTTTCATCCTCGTTGAGACGGTTTGCTGTCGAGAAAGTTGAGATACTTtcaccaagattttttttttaagtttgtctctctctcatgtttTAACGTTTTTCTTAATCGATCTATTCATTGAGGCTTGCGATTGTGGCTTTTTGAGGATTTGGGGTATTGGATTTTTGGTTTTGACAAgaatttggtggagtttgtgATTATGGAATGGACGAATCATTGTTTGGTAGAGAGATTTGAAAGTATTGTGCTGTGGAATTCATATATTTCTCTCGTTTACaattttgattttgggctttgtttGAGGAAAttgcttctcttttttttttttttttgcatgccGAGCTTtgtctgtatgtttttttttttattgtgttgacTATTTGGCTGCCGAGAAAGTGATGATGCTTTCacacgaattttttttttaaagtttgtcTCTCTCATGTTTTGCCCTTTTTCTTGATCAATCCATTCATTGAGGCTTGCGATTGTGGCTTTTTGAGGATTTTGTGCATTGGGTTTTGCATTTTGAGGAGAATTTAGTggagtttgtggttatggaatGAGTAATAATTATTTGTGGTTTTCCATTCATTAAGTTTGTCTGTATGTTTTTGGCTCTTCGACGGGTAAATTTATTGCATATccgaatttgaattttgatatccAAAAAATGCATAGTCAATTCCTTAAACCAATTCACTTTCATTGTTATTTTCATGGGTAATTTGTTTTGTATTGTTGGGTCATTTGCAATGTTTCGTATCTCTCGGGGGAAGGGAGCTATTATTAGGCTTTGATGATGATGTTATAGTGTGGGTTAATTCACAAGTGTTATTGGGGCCCCATCGATATGGCGGGATAATTCTCACACGAATGACCATATTGAAGTTTGTAGTACTTTTCACAAAAGGCAATCGGGGTTCAGGTGAGGTTTTGCAGCTATTCAATATGAATGGTTCCTTGCTTACGCATACTGtcaatattttcacaattctgAGCtccatttatttatgatataaatGCACTAGATGATAATACTcttatttagcattattgtgaTTTGCATGTTATTTAGTTGTTGTTTTGTGTGAATATGTGAATTAGTCAGTtctgttacttttttttatgtgtcATTCCTTTATGTTATACGAATAAAGAAGTAATGTGTAAATTAAACTCTCTCGGCTGTGATAATGACAAAGCCTAGTGGGGATACAGGAAATTTATGGTCATTTCCTCAATGGCTAGGTAACCCGGACGGCCAATAAGTAGTGGCAACCCGGACGGCCAAATTAAGTAGATGTCACCATTCGATTCCTAAGCCGGCGATGGAAAAACCCTAAATTTCATAGTTACGTATCTAACATTTCAATGCATTTTAGAGATAGATTTACAAGACCCTGGATATATGTACTTCACCAACCTCCTAAGTCAAGATCCTCAACTAGACCCCACTTACGGTGGGCAAAATGGAAATTCTTCTATGACAGTTGATGACTCTCCACCCTTACCCCATAACGATCTTATCAGCCTTAGGAAATCAGTCAGGGGTGCGAACTTCACCCCCGAATaagacaagttacttgtctccaCATAGCTCAATTGTAGCCTTGATGTCGTCTAGAGAATAGACCAAAAACACTCccaacttaaatttttttttttttgaatacttCTAACAATTTAAAGAAACCACAAATGACCGTACCACAAAGTTTTTAATATATCGGCGGTCAGTTATTTGAAAGGcgacaaataaattttgtataaaattatcccatgttgaatcaaagtggcatgaCCAAGTAAGACAATGTAGAATATCCATACTCTTACTtgttttacaaataattaatttctttgtacATTGGTTTAacataaagttttttatttacatgCAAGTTTGACAAGGCCAAGGTTATGTACCAATCGCTAGAGAAATGCCCCTTTCACTTCAAGTATTATTGGCACCTGTTAAAGGACCAACCTAAATAGATTTGGCATTCCGGGAAGGAGGATCCAAAGCGAAGGAAGACGATGTCCCCGTCCCCGTCCTCAACTCGATGTTCGAGTGCTACGGTAGATTCAGTTTTTGATCTCGAGGCAAATAATGTGATGGATAATGACATAATTGAATTGGATCGACCAATGGGAAGAAAAGCTGAGATAGGAAACGAAAGGCCTAAGGCCAGCATTCAGAGGAAATTGTTGTGCTCAGCAAGCTGAAGTATACACTTTTGGAGGAGTTACGTTTTCAGGAGAAAGAGTTTTTTTGCCTCAAGGACAAGAAGATGGAatataacaaggaagaaaaaGGTAAATAAAATCCATCTCGAGGAAGAAAAACTGAGCTTAGAGGTGGAGAAGatggaaaatgaaaaggaaaaatagctAAATAAAATCTGTCAAGAGGACGAAAGACTAAGGTTGGAGGCAGAGAAACTAGCTCACCAAGAAGGAAGCGGATCGGTGCATTATGATGATGGACGTGAGTGCCATGCCAGGACTGCAACGGTTATATTTCCAGGAACTGTAGAGGGAAATCATGGCTAGACACAATGCTGCAGcacatttggattgattaaatttttctataaaaagtttatttctttattttctgtttcaGACTATGATGGATGACAATATTCTTGATACtaagacaatttaatttttatttagattgtgtaaattgatattttgaaagaaagaaattggtCATTACAATTTCAAAAACTATTACAGATTACCTCAAATATAGTCACTACTAACATGAAAGAAATACTAATCAATTATGCAACATGTCTACTGTTGAAAATATAATAGTCATTGATGTTTAATTAGATCTGTTTGGAGCTGATGATGTGCCGAGCTGTCTCTAATATGATGATGACACTGAATGAAGTACATAAGCTCAGTTGTATAATTGCGCGACAGTTCCGGGActtcatcatcaagttgatcatactCAATGTTCGAACTCTTACTATCATCACGCTCGtcttcaatgatcatattatgtataatagcacatgctttcattatatttgttaagTCCTTGACTTTGAACATTTAGAAAGGTCCACAAATGATTGTAAATTGTTGTTGAACTACCCCGAATGCACGCTCGATATCTTTTCTTACAGATTCTTGTACTTTCAtacaatttttcttcttattcccttgTGATAATGGAATCGTCTTCACAAAAATTCGTCACTTGGGATAAATACCATCCGCAAGGTAATACCCCATCTGATATTGATTGTCATTGATTATGTAATGACTAGAGGAGCACGCCCTTGGACAAGTTCCGTGAAAATATCATATCTCTCTAACATATTAATGTTGTTATGTGAACCAGAtataccaaaaaatgcatgtcatATCCAGAGATCATATGAAGTaactgcttctaaaataatagtaggggtgggcagcagggccTCACCCCCGCTGCCCCGACCCGCTTCCGCCCCGCACCAGTGTGGCAGGGCGGGCCACCCCAtccgccagatgcgggggcGAGGCCCCCCGTCCCGCATCTGGCGCTCTGTCCAGGGGCGGGTGCGGGATGGGGGTGACACTCGCCCCGCCTCGCATAtgtatattgtaatatatatatatatatatatatatataaaaaaaaccaacgcatgaaacgacatcgtttcaggcatgaaacgacgtcgtttcatgccggGTTAATAACGAAatcccccccccctccccgaTTCCCTCCCTCGCTCACTCTCAGATTCTCAgttctctctgtctctgcctcCCAGTGACCCAGACCGCAGCttgtctctccctctttctgaGTTTCCGGTGCCGCACCCAACTACCAGAGTCTCCTTCAACGTCGCCGTCGCACGACTCGCATCCGGTCCCTCTCTCTGCATCTCCGTCACCGAAGATccgaaggtaagaaaccctatcccattttatttttttgtgatttatatttttaatggagattggaggaatgatgtggtttatcgg
This genomic interval from Juglans regia cultivar Chandler chromosome 3, Walnut 2.0, whole genome shotgun sequence contains the following:
- the LOC108996865 gene encoding protein CHUP1, chloroplastic-like, which produces MREEHPSENRTKVSKFADQNQIPKPPNTKGNSHPSRLRSASSWGSQIVKGFSADKKPKAQQATVQTKKHPLTNSDAVNQKNAFVPSHARVKRSLIGDLSCSATAAQIHPQGYQTHRRQSSRDLFVELDHLRSLLKESKEREFKLQAELSECKRNPKVLELERELELKKNEFDDLVRKVELLEAEKASLSEQISSLTLISERHEQVSRGEDNENSIALSSESLEMEVVELRRLNKELQLEKRNLACRLASLESQSASLAKVSESDIVAKIKAEASLLRHTNEDLCKQVEGLQISRLNEVEELAYLRWVNSCLRNELRNSCSITNSDKSSSPHSIERSGELVGSLSSQSHEYLECTSAKRLNLIKKLKKWPITEEDMPTLECPDKVLDENWVDLEEMSSPRRRHSISGAKCCPEELASSRRRQSDCFTCTKDMEKEVEPLVSQKYDLGIAYRPQVFVNCHEGNKISASLDVEKRALRIPNPPPRPSCSISSGPTDEGSAQIPLPPPPPPPPPPLPKFSVRSTAGMVKRAPQVVEFYHSLMKRDSRKDSSNGGMCDAPDVANVRSSMIGEIENRSSHLLAIKADVETQGEFVNSLIREVNSAVYQDIQDVVAFVKWLDDELCFLVDERAVLKHFDWPEKKADTLREAAFAYRDLKKLESEVSSYKDDPRLPCDIALKKMVSLSEKMERIVYNLHRTRDSLMRNCKEFHIPTDWILDNGIISKIKFGSVKLANKYIKRVAMELQSKAALEKDPAMDYMLLQGVRFAFRIHQFAGGFDAETMHAFEELRNLAHLLNKK